The following are encoded in a window of Cygnus olor isolate bCygOlo1 chromosome 21, bCygOlo1.pri.v2, whole genome shotgun sequence genomic DNA:
- the MMP23B gene encoding matrix metalloproteinase-23, with the protein MEQIEQLCASRKKSFSFLLVDKKKSNGYRTLVGFLCIFPLVALLAVVGDPAGAAVQKSQEDATSPGLRGASASALHSSPFPPRPPARRRRYTITPGHLKWDHFNLTYKILSFPRNLINARDTRKGLAAAFRMWSEVSPFSFKEVPRHVDSDLKIGFYSINHTDCLESLIHHCFDGTTGELAHAFFPPNGEIHFDDHEYWILGNTRFSWKKGVWLTDLVHVAAHEIGHALGLMHSLNPNALMHINATLTGKKTISQDEVWGIQRLYGCRDRLFMCPSWARKGFCETRRKLMKKHCPSTCDFCYEFPFPTVPPTLPPPRTKTKTVSEGRNVTFRCGQKIIHKKGKVYWYKDKELLEYSYPGYLSLNEDHMSIIANAINEGTYTCIVKKKERILTTYSWRIRLRH; encoded by the exons ATGGAACAAATAGAACAACTTTGtgcaagcagaaagaagagcttCAGCTTCCTCTTGGTGGACAAGAAGAAGAGCAATGGCTATCGAACCCTCGTGGGATTTTTGTGCATATTCCCTTTGGTGGCTTTGCTGGCTGTTGTGGGAGatccagctggagctgcagttcagaaaaGTCAG gAAGACGCCACATCGCCTGGTCTTCGTGGAGCGAGCGCCTCTGCTTTGCACAGCTCACCTTTCCCACCTCGGCCTCCAGCACGGAGAAGGCGATACACGATCACGCCGGGGCACTTGAAGTGGGACCACTTCAACCTGACCTACAA AATCCTGTCCTTCCCGAGAAACCTCATAAATGCCAGGGACACACGCAAGGGGCTAGCAGCTGCATTCCGGATGTGGAGCGAAGTTTCGCCATTCAGCTTCAAAGAAGTGCCGCGCCACGTAGATAGTGACCTGAAAATAG GCTTCTATTCCATCAATCACACGGACTGTCTGGAGTCTCTCATTCACCACTGCTTCGACGGAACAACGGGGGAACTTGCCCATGCCTTCTTCCCACCCAACGGAGAAATCCATTTTGATGACCACGAATACTGGATATTGGGAAATACCCggttcagctggaaaaaag gtGTTTGGCTTACAGATCTGGTACACGTAGCAGCTCATGAGATAGGCCATGCCTTAGGACTCATGCACTCCCTGAACCCCAATGCCCTCATGCACATCAATGCCACTTTGACTGGGAAAAAGACCATCTCTCAAGATGAAGTCTGGGGAATTCAGAGGCTTTACG gaTGCAGAGACAGATTATTTATGTGCCCATCATGGGCACGAAAAGGTTTCTGCGAGACGCGCAGGAAATTGATGAAAAAGCACTGTCCTTCCACCTGTGACTTCTGCTACG AATTCCCCTTTCCAACGGTTCCTCCTACTCTGCCCCCACCAAGGACAAAAACCAAGACTGTTTCCGAAGGCAGGAATGTCACCTTCCGCTGTGGACAGAAGATCATTcataaaaaaggcaaagtttA CTGGTATAAAGATAAGGAGCTTCTGGAATACTCATATCCAGGTTACTTATCCTTAAATGAGGATCACATGAGCATCATTGCAAATGCAATTAATGAAGGAACTTACACTTGtatagtaaagaaaaaagaaagaatcttGACCACATATTCCTGGAGGATCAGACTGAGACACTAA